The bacterium genome contains the following window.
CTCTGGAACAGTGGAAATAACCCTCGTCTCTTCCATTTCAAAGGAAAATTATATCTATTCGTGAGGAAAAAGTAAAGATGGTGTATAATTCCATAACATTTGGGACTCCTTAGGAGATTTCCCATATTGCTTGACTATAAACTCTAAAGGTGAATCTCTATTAAGACCGATATGGGGTTTTGAGGCATTATACCAGATAAGGAATAACATCATTTGCTTATTAAATTCGTCTATATCCGTTGAGTCCAGCGGGTATACATCTATGAAATATTCTTGGATAGTTCTCTGGAATCGCTCCACATAGCCGTTCTCTTGCGGTCTCTTTGGATGGGTGTAGAAATG
Protein-coding sequences here:
- a CDS encoding transposase gives rise to the protein HFYTHPKRPQENGYVERFQRTIQEYFIDVYPLDSTDIDEFNKQMMLFLIWYNASKPHIGLNRDSPLEFIVKQYGKSPKESQMLWNYTPSLLFPHE